The following proteins are encoded in a genomic region of Microbacterium sp. NC79:
- a CDS encoding sensor histidine kinase, translating into MLRTLTRKQLIFDVVAALVVWLIFSPVSLYPLVWEAGSGATEIDWSAVTVSILMAAALGLRRLSPALALTIAWVGAIVQMLFGLPPMAINFAIFGVLYATAAYGSPRVRRLGLVSVFVGATTIAGYLVVGAYVYGLEGSQTLNDVLAPLTLMVALTWAASAFGLGLSYTLGVLKRTRLAAIETERQASVAEALAASEQQRTRIARDMHDVVAHSLAVVIAQADGARYAAAAHPEVAAEALATIGQTARSALADVRLLLTQLRHSQAEGPQPTLADLEELYAQVRGAGVELRINVDPTPRVEPPASVQLAIYRIMQEALTNALRHGDGSVVDVSLAFDPREITLRVRNAAATDDATNPGGHGLIGMRERAALVGGTFEAEHRGSDFSVTVTIPVTEVVSVTEPSTQESV; encoded by the coding sequence ATGTTGAGAACTCTGACCCGCAAGCAACTCATCTTCGATGTTGTTGCCGCTCTCGTCGTGTGGCTGATCTTCTCGCCCGTGTCGCTCTACCCGCTGGTGTGGGAAGCAGGAAGCGGGGCGACGGAGATTGACTGGTCTGCCGTCACCGTCAGCATTCTGATGGCCGCGGCACTAGGCCTACGCCGGCTCTCGCCCGCGCTCGCTCTCACGATCGCGTGGGTGGGAGCGATCGTGCAAATGCTGTTTGGCCTGCCGCCGATGGCGATCAACTTCGCCATTTTCGGGGTGCTGTACGCCACAGCGGCATATGGGTCACCCCGCGTGCGCCGGCTGGGGCTGGTCTCGGTTTTTGTCGGTGCCACCACCATCGCCGGTTACCTCGTCGTCGGCGCCTATGTGTACGGCCTTGAGGGCTCGCAAACCCTGAACGACGTGCTCGCGCCCCTCACGCTCATGGTGGCGCTGACGTGGGCAGCTTCGGCTTTCGGACTCGGCCTCAGCTACACGCTCGGTGTGCTGAAACGCACGCGTTTAGCCGCGATCGAAACGGAACGGCAGGCGAGCGTTGCCGAGGCGCTCGCGGCATCAGAGCAGCAGCGCACCCGCATCGCCCGCGATATGCATGATGTCGTGGCGCACTCGCTCGCCGTTGTTATCGCTCAGGCTGACGGCGCACGCTATGCGGCCGCGGCCCACCCCGAGGTTGCCGCGGAAGCGTTAGCCACGATCGGCCAGACCGCGCGCTCTGCGCTCGCCGACGTTCGCCTGCTGCTGACTCAGTTGCGCCACTCGCAAGCCGAAGGGCCACAGCCGACCCTCGCCGACCTGGAAGAACTGTACGCGCAGGTGCGCGGCGCCGGGGTTGAGCTGCGAATCAACGTTGACCCCACGCCGCGAGTTGAACCGCCCGCGTCGGTACAGCTCGCGATCTACCGCATCATGCAGGAGGCGCTCACCAACGCACTCCGCCACGGCGATGGTTCCGTTGTCGACGTCTCGCTCGCCTTCGATCCGCGCGAGATCACCCTGCGTGTGCGCAACGCGGCGGCAACAGATGACGCCACGAATCCGGGCGGCCATGGGCTCATCGGCATGCGCGAACGTGCCGCACTCGTCGGCGGAACCTTCGAAGCTGAGCACCGTGGTTCCGACTTCTCCGTGACCGTGACGATTCCGGTGACCGAGGTAGTGTCGGTGACGGAACCATCGACGCAGGAGAGTGTGTGA
- a CDS encoding response regulator transcription factor, translating into MSDSIRVVLVDDQALFRAGIRMLIQSQPDLEVVGEAGDGDEALAVVAETAPDVVLMDIRMPVKDGLAATAEILAKPNPPRIVMLTTFDLDEAAARAIRQGASGFLLKDADPEFLLAAIRTVHSGSSVIAAAATRELFAQFSAPAPRALPADYETLTDRERDIFALAARGLSNAEIAAREYLSEATVKTHISRILSKLQLRDRVQLVVFAFEHGLA; encoded by the coding sequence GTGAGCGACAGTATTCGGGTGGTGCTGGTTGATGACCAGGCGCTCTTTCGCGCGGGCATTCGCATGCTGATTCAGTCGCAGCCCGACCTCGAAGTTGTGGGCGAGGCCGGCGACGGTGATGAGGCGCTCGCGGTGGTCGCGGAGACGGCACCCGACGTTGTGCTGATGGACATTCGCATGCCGGTGAAAGACGGTCTCGCGGCCACCGCCGAAATTCTCGCGAAGCCCAACCCGCCGCGCATCGTGATGCTGACCACGTTTGACCTCGATGAGGCGGCCGCGCGAGCGATTCGGCAGGGAGCCAGCGGGTTCTTGCTGAAAGACGCCGACCCGGAGTTTCTGTTGGCGGCTATTCGCACCGTGCATTCGGGTTCGAGCGTGATTGCTGCCGCTGCGACACGAGAGCTGTTTGCCCAGTTTTCGGCTCCGGCTCCGCGGGCGCTGCCTGCCGACTACGAAACACTCACCGATCGCGAGCGCGACATCTTCGCGCTGGCCGCACGCGGGCTGTCGAACGCGGAAATCGCGGCACGCGAATACCTTTCCGAAGCCACAGTGAAGACGCACATCTCCCGCATTCTCAGCAAGCTTCAGCTTCGCGACCGCGTGCAGCTTGTGGTTTTCGCCTTCGAGCACGGCCTCGCCTAG